A genomic segment from Necator americanus strain Aroian chromosome III, whole genome shotgun sequence encodes:
- a CDS encoding hypothetical protein (NECATOR_CHRIII.G9711.T1), whose protein sequence is MVLIQKDFCYRQRRGKEVIYDDCVLKDSLSLVSWHIEEGPKVEYEKLLRGLRDCADRASKPGTTKFDRISKTTKELFERRRALRRFDPNAPHIERLLANTRSRKVVAGGSFEIHAKEYSGTSTKKNESKEVPQGSPRIKYSASSLAERRQDSHLFSW, encoded by the coding sequence ATGGTTTTGATACAAAAGGActtctgctatcggcaacgaaggggAAAAGAAGTGATCTACGACGATTGTGTACTCAAGGACTCTTTGTCCTTAGTTtcctggcacatcgaggagggcCCAAAGGTGGAATACGAGaagctgctcagaggattacgagacTGTGCTGaccgtgcctcgaagccgggCACGACAAAATttgatcgaatttcgaagaccaccaaggagttgttcgaaagaagaagggctttgaggaggtttgatccgaatgcaccgCACATCGAGCGGTTATTAGCAAACACTAGGAGCAGAAAAgtcgttgcaggaggatcttttgaaatacatgcaaaagaatattctggaaccagcacaaagaagaacgagtctaaagaggtgccgcagggatctccgcggataaaatattccgctagcagccttgctgagcgaagacagGACTCGCACCTCTTCTCGTGGtaa
- a CDS encoding hypothetical protein (NECATOR_CHRIII.G9712.T1), whose product MKPGTAPGPDFISADFLRAGGHPLHVIFAAHMTSYPQKLRIPDQWKTSRTVLIHKKGDLRNYRPICLLSVLYKVFTKIILTRISRTMDEAQPQEQAGFRQGFSCLDHNQTVSRVIEICREYRLPIVLTFVEHEKEFDSVEANAILSALLDQSVDALHVRTLANCYNR is encoded by the coding sequence atgaaacctggcacagcccccggacctgattttatatcagcagactttcttcgagctggtggccatccacttcatgtgaTCTttgcagcgcacatgacatcctaccctCAGAAActaaggatcccagaccagtggaagacctcgcgaaccgttcttatccataagaaaggtgaccttcggaactaccgtccgatatgcttgctgagcgtgttatacaaagtgttcaccaagatcatcctcacgcgcatttCCAGGACgatggatgaagcccagcctcaagaacaagctggattccgtcaggggttcagctgcttagACCACaaccagaccgtgtcgagggtcatagagatttgccgggaataccgcctgcccattgttctaaccttcgtcgaacATGAGAAAGaatttgacagcgtagaagcgaatgcaatactgtcagcgctgctCGATCAAAGTGTAGACGCTTTgcatgtgaggacattagccaattgctacaaTCGATGA
- a CDS encoding hypothetical protein (NECATOR_CHRIII.G9713.T1): MGSIRSCEATEQNLRAHLFDSTVLLALCYAAETWSDTAATSKKLLTTHRALERCLLKFHRRTQHLAGLRSSDLRGMSRLREPAEYVSKAKHRWAGHIVRRIDVRWTEKTLEWIPRDAKRPRG; this comes from the coding sequence atgggcagcattcgcagctgTGAAGCTACGGAGCAaaatcttcgtgcccatctgtttgactcgacagttcttctagcgctctgttacgcagcggagacgtggtcagacaccgctgccacgtctaagaagctacttactacccacagagcccttgagagatgccttctgaagtttcaccggcgcacacaacacctggccggtcttcgcagctccgacttaagaggaatgtcccgtcttcgcgagcCAGCAGAATATgtttcgaaagcaaaacatagatgggcagGTCACATcgtgagaagaatcgacgttAGATGGACTGAaaaaacgctagagtggatcccaagagatgctaaacgccctcgagggtgA
- a CDS encoding hypothetical protein (NECATOR_CHRIII.G9714.T1): MMLGVSCFAQVRDGIRSSFLRQRSKIRDAAAFAKKSKIRWAGYVMRFNDNRYTRAVSDRVTRDIKRTTERPPTRWSDFFTKSFKEKYDVLRVPRERRNHWATLAPDRDKWKNYWSPLDQFEDQRKSR; this comes from the coding sequence atgatgctaggagtatcctgtttcgcgcaagtgagggacgggattcgaagttctttcctacgtcagcgatcgaagattagagacgccgccgcgtttgccaagaaaagtaaaataaggtgggccggatacgtgatgcgctttaatgacaaccgttacaccagagccgtgagcgacagGGTtacccgcgatattaagcgcactacggaaagaccgccgacccgatggtcagatttcttcacgaagtccttcaaagaaaaatatgatgttcttcgtgtcccacgcgaaaggaggaaccactgggctactctggcacccgatcgggacaaatggaagaattactggagcccgctcgaccagttcgaagatcaacggaaatcaaggtga
- a CDS encoding hypothetical protein (NECATOR_CHRIII.G9715.T1) yields MTTKTIHGNSQFQKPSSLRWTWESPGGGYRNEIDHIIVNKRERNPSTVINRDLFATLAGFWEDSAMDNIDEEYDRLIEHLHDCAKKAKSFKTTKRLLSLQTLELIRQCGAARAARNQELTSELARLCREVTKKDLRERKAEVLAEAAEAGRGTRRKTRMTALRNPEGTATASRRGMEKIIYDIFSDLFDSHVHLPPHHQKEDGHFIPEVLSSEIRHAIICVRKRTSPGSDRPEHLNLRQHSATLWRGSLQVSFGNARWIEKVLDEGQPCEQAGFRKGFSTIDHITVLRMLCSNFTTGISQFYKNIIIDVKRGVRHGDTISPKIFTATLENAMRKLEWDDTGVKNDGRHAERLLTEFDETCGCIGLQLNLQKTMFMRNGWVSDAPITLNGTNISECTSYVYLGRELNIMNDLTLELGRRKRAAWGVHKSIEDVVKKTRNIRLRGHLFNTTVLPALVCASET; encoded by the exons atgacgactaagaccatccatgggaactcgcaattccagaagccctcctctctacgctggacgtgggagtcacccggtggagggtaccgtaatgaaatagaccacatcatcgtcaataaaag agagagaaatcccagcaCTGTCATCAAccgggatctcttcgctacgctagccggcttttgggaagattccgcaatggacaacatcgacgaggaatatgaccggctcattgaacaccttcacgactgtgcGAAGAAGGCTAAGAGTTTTAAAACGACCAAGAGACTCCtgtctcttcaaactcttgagctgatacgacAGTgcggagcagcacgagccgcaagGAACCAAGagctcacgtccgagctcgcaaggctttgcagagaggtgACAAAGAAAGACCTTAGAGAGAGAAAAGCAGAAgtactggctgaagctgcagaggcggggagaGGCACccgtcgcaagacgaggatgactgctctccggaacccagaGGGAACAGCCACTGCATcaagaagggggatggagaaaatcatctacgacattttctctgatctcttcgacagccatgtccacttgcctcctcaccatcagAAGGAAGACGGACATTttattccagaggttctctcctccgaaatacgacatgctatcatttGTGTAAGAAAGCGAACGTCACCCGGTTCCGacagaccagaacacctgaaccTCCGCCAGCACTCAGCGACACTTTGGCGAGGCTCTTTGCAGGTTTCCTTTGGGAATGCAAGGTG gattgaaaaagtcttggatgaaggacaaccatgcgaacaagcagggtttcggaaaggattcagcacgattgaccacattacGGTACTTCGAATGTTgtgcagtaacttcacgaccggcaTTTCAcaattctacaagaatatcatcattgacgtgaagaggggagtCCGACatggtgatacaatttcacccaaaatattcacagccaccctcgagaacgcaatgcgaaagttggaatgggacgacacgGGAGTGAAGAACGACGGTCG ccacgCGGAACGactgctgaccgaattcgacgaaacatgtggatgcatcggtcttcagctgaatctgcaaaagacgatgttcatgcgcaacggatgggtctcggatgccccaattacgctcaacggaacgaacatatctgaatgcaccagctacgtttatctgggtcgggaactgaacattaTGAACGACTTGACCctcgagctgggcaggaggaagcgagcggcttggggagtgcacaagagcatcgaggatgtagtgaagaagaccaggaacatccggctccgtgggcacctcttcaacaccaccgtgcTTCCTGCTTTGGTCtgtgcttcggaaacctga